One window of the Archaeoglobus sulfaticallidus PM70-1 genome contains the following:
- a CDS encoding lysylphosphatidylglycerol synthase transmembrane domain-containing protein: protein MNMIRNLTKRLVQLLIGLIILYVIYSRVNFSLTSIKKVDVAGIVFASLCYMTLNLLLSFRLKVLVNGMGCSIDYSKALQSHFGGMLLSEFTPGRSGYLSTPFFIKKLGGCNLNVGMAGILVPQAVEFLIKIFGSILALLLIFHHTEKFKELVAVSAISLLFIFVISVILLLASWYNRGPSRIRLPKRLRFMANFLLRYSEHSAKTKDMFWFILVTGLLGWVITSLQWYFVGKSLALDLNFYVYLLIQPLISSLMFLPITPAGLGLMEGGAVTAFYLLGVDASTALLYSLLVRTTNIFGDIPGIYTLLKFPEILKGRERKKN, encoded by the coding sequence ATGAATATGATCAGAAACCTAACAAAAAGACTAGTTCAGCTCCTGATTGGGCTTATAATCCTATACGTGATCTACTCCAGAGTCAACTTCAGCCTTACGAGTATAAAAAAGGTTGATGTAGCAGGAATAGTATTTGCATCCCTGTGCTACATGACCCTCAACCTTCTGCTGTCTTTCAGGCTAAAAGTTCTTGTGAATGGAATGGGCTGCTCTATAGACTATTCAAAGGCACTTCAGTCTCACTTTGGAGGTATGCTTCTATCGGAATTCACCCCGGGAAGGAGTGGTTACCTCTCGACACCCTTTTTCATCAAAAAACTCGGTGGATGCAATCTGAATGTGGGAATGGCTGGAATTTTAGTACCTCAGGCAGTAGAGTTTCTGATAAAAATTTTTGGAAGTATTCTTGCTCTGCTCCTAATATTCCATCATACTGAGAAATTCAAGGAGCTGGTTGCCGTCTCCGCGATCTCACTCTTGTTCATTTTTGTAATATCTGTCATTTTGCTTTTAGCTTCTTGGTACAACAGGGGTCCGAGCAGAATCAGATTGCCAAAGAGGTTGAGATTCATGGCGAATTTTTTGCTTAGATATTCCGAACATTCTGCTAAAACTAAAGACATGTTCTGGTTTATTCTGGTTACTGGATTACTCGGATGGGTTATAACATCTCTTCAGTGGTACTTTGTCGGAAAATCTCTTGCATTAGATCTCAATTTTTATGTTTACCTCCTCATCCAGCCGTTAATAAGCTCGCTCATGTTTCTGCCCATAACTCCTGCCGGGCTCGGTCTCATGGAAGGAGGGGCTGTCACAGCGTTCTATCTTCTTGGAGTGGATGCATCTACAGCATTGCTTTACTCACTTCTTGTCAGAACAACAAACATCTTTGGTGATATTCCTGGAATTTACACTCTCCTCAAATTTCCGGAGATTCTGAAAGGGAGAGAAAGGAAGAAGAATTAA
- a CDS encoding flippase-like domain-containing protein: MARITIVLPAYNEADKLEIAVEEVRKEMSKYFSEEDYEIIIAEDGSTDGTDVIARNLAERYDNVFHVHSDERLGRGKALLNAFRQSSGDVLVYLDVDLSTDISHLKELIDLTQNYDFVTGSRLLKDSETERPFKRDFASKGYNFLVRLLLRSKLKDHQCGFKAFRRKAFFKVVEHVKDNHWFWDTELMILAQRMGYRVKEFPVRWRQGERSKVRIGRDIAYMFSQILRMFFDSLKERRGERKFLAVSISIALLILFAIAGYIGFGSVANTIGKADIKAIILASSIYAGSFIVRGWRYSYIMSILGYDAPLIFSTESIAISQTLNVITPVRIGDLGRAYVFKLQDVPYSTSFSALAVERVFDLISVIILSFTSILLLSAIELAKTPLYATALLVVIVIALYFASRIQNIIGDIVRDANRVMRTKKAPVILLVSLFLWMIDIIVCYIILRSFSSGDLFLLTVLAVSIGNITKVLPITPGGIGTYEAVMTGILSHSVSSSIAFAVSLIDHAIKNIITVVLGIIALSSLNIKLRELR, translated from the coding sequence ATGGCAAGAATCACCATAGTCCTCCCAGCATACAACGAAGCTGACAAGCTGGAGATAGCAGTTGAGGAAGTCAGAAAGGAAATGAGCAAATACTTCAGCGAGGAAGATTACGAGATAATAATAGCCGAAGATGGTTCCACAGACGGTACTGATGTTATAGCAAGGAATCTTGCCGAAAGGTATGATAATGTATTTCATGTGCATTCGGATGAGAGGCTGGGCAGGGGAAAAGCCCTCCTGAATGCGTTCAGACAATCAAGCGGAGATGTGCTTGTTTATCTGGATGTAGACCTCTCCACAGACATCTCCCACCTCAAAGAACTCATAGATCTAACCCAGAACTACGACTTCGTAACAGGAAGCAGACTGCTCAAGGATAGCGAGACAGAGAGACCATTCAAGCGGGACTTCGCCTCTAAAGGCTACAACTTCCTTGTAAGGTTGCTGTTAAGATCAAAACTGAAGGATCATCAGTGTGGATTTAAAGCATTCAGGAGGAAAGCTTTCTTCAAGGTTGTTGAACATGTTAAGGACAACCACTGGTTCTGGGATACAGAGCTTATGATCCTCGCCCAGAGAATGGGTTACAGGGTTAAGGAGTTCCCCGTCAGGTGGAGACAGGGGGAGAGGAGTAAGGTCAGAATTGGACGGGATATCGCTTACATGTTCTCCCAGATCCTCAGGATGTTCTTTGACAGTCTTAAGGAGAGAAGGGGAGAGAGAAAGTTCCTCGCGGTTTCGATATCCATTGCACTTCTCATTCTATTCGCGATCGCCGGGTACATTGGTTTTGGGTCGGTTGCGAACACTATTGGCAAGGCTGATATTAAGGCGATTATCTTGGCCTCATCAATCTATGCTGGATCATTTATCGTTCGCGGATGGAGGTACAGCTACATAATGTCCATTCTCGGATATGATGCCCCGCTAATTTTCTCCACAGAAAGCATCGCGATAAGTCAGACCCTCAATGTGATCACGCCCGTCAGAATAGGTGATCTCGGAAGGGCGTATGTGTTCAAACTGCAGGATGTTCCTTATTCTACATCCTTCAGTGCGTTAGCTGTGGAGAGGGTTTTTGATCTGATATCAGTTATTATATTATCCTTTACATCCATTTTGTTGCTGAGTGCGATTGAACTTGCGAAAACTCCGCTGTATGCAACAGCACTTCTAGTGGTCATAGTTATTGCGTTATATTTTGCCTCGAGAATCCAGAACATAATCGGTGATATAGTCAGAGATGCGAACAGGGTTATGAGAACAAAAAAGGCTCCGGTAATTTTGCTGGTATCCTTATTTTTGTGGATGATCGACATCATTGTTTGCTATATTATACTCAGATCATTCTCGAGCGGAGACCTCTTCCTGCTCACAGTTCTTGCAGTATCCATCGGCAACATCACCAAGGTTCTGCCGATAACACCAGGAGGGATAGGAACATATGAGGCCGTTATGACCGGAATCTTGAGTCACTCCGTAAGCTCCAGCATAGCATTTGCTGTCTCGCTCATAGATCATGCAATAAAGAACATAATAACCGTGGTGCTCGGAATTATAGCTCTAAGCTCCCTGAACATAAAGCTCAGAGAGCTGAGATAA
- a CDS encoding DUF2298 domain-containing protein, translating into MEAGIVFFLTASILISQNLKMDYPVAKLMSFLLLCLIIFFFSFFFPFRYVFYFLFAIFLISGIYRAYRDGFNFEFRYEAVFLAVFLYFLFLRFLIPQAYGAEKIMDYAFLNSVLRADMFHPPDPFFAGGVINFYYYFGYVFGAAVTLSSLLSLSKGFNVAIAVVPAYFAMLSYYLIRRICDCNGGRSRIYSVIALIFAVFSGNFYAFYEFLKDIIRGTKPGYLFYWNATRIIDDSTYGKTINEFPYFSFIHADFHAHFVALPVKVLAIIILYDYFKKGKNWVYLIPLNFILFAVNSWDAPIFLFITFLTALYRFYSTRDVAEIKKGAIVLALSAISILTLYSTMETPSAKPFLTGERTSLTQFFLYFGIIFILSYIYLYDEIVKSKRLAMLSVLAGILAYPFIPIFPVIFPLTILSARKFLRGDYLSMLIFSATLIVLACEFVAVESRMNTFFKFYLAAWVLLLFPSAIAIAKSLKGSGMARYLVLTVFLISLVYPVIATPIKYYRADFSLDSEQFIKYFSEGDYEAIQFLKDKRGVVLEAYSDCYGYSGRVAAFSGNPTVIAWGCHEVQWRDNPDELVERIRDVRTIYTTNNCTLAKLLAKKYNVSYIFVGYEEHRVYGVSELKCFREVFKSGDAVVYSVNNEN; encoded by the coding sequence ATGGAAGCGGGAATAGTATTTTTCCTGACGGCTTCGATTCTGATCTCACAGAACCTCAAAATGGACTATCCGGTGGCGAAGTTAATGTCCTTTCTCCTTCTATGCCTGATTATTTTCTTTTTCTCGTTTTTCTTTCCTTTCAGGTATGTTTTTTACTTCTTATTTGCGATTTTTTTGATTTCGGGAATATACAGAGCATACAGAGACGGTTTCAATTTCGAGTTCAGGTATGAAGCAGTCTTTCTCGCAGTTTTTCTGTACTTCCTGTTTCTGCGATTTTTGATTCCACAGGCGTACGGTGCTGAGAAAATCATGGATTACGCCTTTTTGAACTCCGTACTGAGGGCAGATATGTTCCATCCGCCAGATCCGTTTTTCGCTGGAGGAGTTATCAACTTCTACTACTACTTCGGATATGTCTTTGGAGCAGCAGTAACGCTCTCATCGCTTCTCAGCCTTAGCAAGGGGTTCAATGTCGCGATAGCCGTGGTTCCAGCATATTTTGCCATGCTCTCCTACTACCTGATAAGGAGGATCTGTGACTGTAATGGTGGCAGATCGAGGATATATTCTGTGATTGCCCTCATATTCGCCGTGTTTTCCGGGAATTTTTATGCATTTTATGAATTCTTAAAGGATATTATCCGTGGAACCAAGCCCGGTTACCTGTTTTACTGGAATGCGACCAGAATAATTGACGATAGTACCTATGGTAAAACCATAAACGAGTTTCCCTACTTCAGTTTCATCCACGCAGACTTTCACGCTCATTTCGTTGCACTGCCGGTAAAGGTGCTTGCAATAATCATCCTTTACGATTACTTCAAAAAAGGGAAGAACTGGGTATATCTTATCCCATTAAATTTCATCCTTTTTGCTGTAAATTCATGGGATGCTCCTATATTCCTTTTTATAACTTTCCTCACAGCACTGTACAGATTTTACAGCACCAGAGATGTTGCGGAAATCAAAAAAGGAGCTATTGTTCTGGCGTTATCCGCCATTTCGATCCTTACACTGTACAGCACGATGGAGACGCCATCTGCAAAGCCGTTTCTGACTGGTGAACGAACATCTCTAACTCAATTTTTCTTGTATTTTGGCATAATATTCATTTTGAGCTACATCTATCTGTACGATGAGATTGTTAAATCCAAGAGGCTAGCAATGCTTTCAGTGCTTGCAGGTATTCTGGCATATCCATTCATACCGATCTTTCCAGTGATCTTTCCACTAACGATCCTATCTGCAAGAAAGTTTCTGAGAGGTGATTATCTATCCATGCTGATATTCTCAGCAACCCTGATCGTACTGGCGTGTGAGTTCGTGGCAGTAGAGTCGAGGATGAACACCTTCTTCAAGTTTTACCTGGCTGCATGGGTGTTGCTTCTGTTTCCTTCAGCCATTGCAATTGCTAAATCCCTGAAAGGCTCAGGGATGGCAAGGTATCTTGTGCTGACAGTATTTCTGATATCGCTCGTTTATCCAGTAATAGCAACTCCGATCAAATACTACAGAGCGGATTTCTCGTTGGATTCGGAGCAGTTCATAAAGTACTTCAGCGAAGGAGATTATGAAGCAATCCAGTTTCTCAAAGATAAGCGAGGGGTTGTTTTAGAGGCGTATTCTGACTGCTATGGCTATAGTGGGAGGGTTGCTGCATTCAGCGGCAATCCAACAGTAATTGCTTGGGGATGTCATGAGGTTCAGTGGAGAGATAATCCAGATGAGCTTGTTGAACGGATCAGGGATGTCAGAACAATCTACACGACAAACAACTGCACGCTGGCAAAATTGTTGGCTAAAAAATACAATGTCAGCTACATCTTTGTCGGTTATGAGGAACACAGGGTCTATGGAGTGAGTGAGCTGAAGTGTTTCAGAGAGGTTTTCAAGAGTGGGGATGCTGTGGTTTACTCTGTGAA